TATGTGAGATATGGATTCATTATATAAATTTGGGTCCTCCTCTTCCTTTGCTACCCCAACCGCAAggtatttatacatacatatatcatatagACCCACAAATTGTATAGTAATTTTCTATGCATGTGTTGGTGGAGGACTGGGTATTGGATTTTAAGTTCGACATTAGTCTAATAACCAGGCGTTTTAAATGGCACAAAGGGGACTGCAGTTTTCTTGCAGCTATATGCGCCTTTGCCTTTTCGAGGGAACTTCAGCTGATGTTTTCACattatgcatattttaagGGCTAAATAAACGGATCATCGGTGGAGTGAGCCGGCGAAGTTGAGGCAATTGGAGGCGGAACCCGTTTGTCTAAGATAGCAAATCGTTTAACTATTGATAGAGCAATCGCCATATAGGGTCCAGTCCCTCGACTAAATGCCTGTGAAATGCAACAAATTGCGCTGACCTGGACAAATATCATTAAGGGGGCTATCCCCACGACGCCATGACGTGGCATTAGACGGGGGGCCTTCAATGCACTTTGCATGTGCATCTGATGGACATGGTTTATTCAGGCAAATTGCAATAATTTCAAAACTCCAGTCCTTGCAAGATGAACCCATGTGTCAGCCACACAATAAAATGGGGCCACCCAAAGTAATAACCAATGAAGCGCTGGGAGTATTAACAGCCGTTCCCAACGGGTTGGCAAACTAATTATAGGGTAATTCCTGTGACAGACCACTTGGACCGCACCGTTTACAATTGGAAACCCTTAGACCGGAagagcaatttaaaaatggaaaaagaacCGAAGATTGCTTCCGTTTTTATCAGCACCTTTTGATTGCAGTCTGCGTGTGGTTAGACTGGCGATAGAAGAACTTTTTCAGCTAGAAATTTGCCACCCAGCAGCCTCCCAGGAGCAGAGGCGAATTGCAATGGAGGAACAGAAGGAGCTGGACGGTGAAAGTTAGCAGGCTGCTCGCATTCCTGAAAGTGACATAAATGACAGGTACACAATTATGTGAAAATCATTTGATTGCTGTCCACATCCTGTTCAAATAGCTTTTGACAGCGCACACGCGTCCAGGCAAACCAACCCACACCCACAAGCCACCCTTCTTCGCCATCCACCACCCAGAATGCCACCCACCAGCGACACCACAATAAGCGACAATAATTTAAGTTGCCCGGCCAGGTGAGTGCTTGGAACTTTtatccccttttttttgtgcataTTTCCCCCCAGGCCAATACACTAATACGCAGGTGGGCTGGCTGACCACAAAAACGCAaacacacagcacagcagcTACAATGGCAGGAAGATAAAGGCACACGGGGAACCGCTGGCGAGCTTATGTCCAGCGAGACGTGGCAAGCCACACGAAAACGCGGTTTGCGGCTGCCCACcgaaatgcaaaaaacaaaagccgggAAAGGTTAATTTCAGCCAAGAGAAAAGTGTATACCCTGCTCCAAAAGCTCAAGCGATCAATGTAACTCAACAAAACGTAAAGCTGTGTATGTTTTAAAGtctaaaaaatgatttaatgaaGAATTTTGTATGACAGTTATTGTTATTCTCTAAAATGCATTAtgaaatgctaattaaaatggcaCACATGTGTTTTACAGGcgtataaattcaaataaaacactttttaaaatgatCAGATCCGGAAAAATCCATAACGTCATCCGGGATATGTGAATTTTAATGTTAAACGAAAAGTGTAACAAATTTCGTTTATGTAACCAAGCAACTTTTCAATGTTTCAAGCCCTTTTAAGTAATTTTCTACAGTTTTATTTACAGATGAATGAGTTACTGTATATTTTAGAATATATTCGAGCGAGCagtcaatataaatatatgatagGTAATAGTTAATTTGAAGGAATTCATGTCACGTTTGTATCATTTCTATCCTCACACATGTGTGTCTGTGTTCACGCCTAAAGCCGGAGAAAGCTCCTGCCACATCCTGCCGTGCATTTTGCCAGCGTAATTGGGCGTTGGGTGTATGCGTTTCAACTCTATAATTTAGCGGAAAAACAGCTAATGGACGTCATGtccaaaccaaaaagaaaaaagaaaacacagggaaaaaggggaaaaacaGAGCCCGGAACCAGAGGAAGGAATCAGGTTGAGGATATGGCCACGAAAGTTGGGCACCACCGCCGGAAATGCATACAATTGACAATTCTCATCGCCCCCGCGCTGCGTGTGtattagtgtgtgtgtgtgtgtatatgtgtgtgtgtcctgttTGTGCTTTGTGGCCTGTCCACTTCAAGGCTTTTATGGACATGTCAGCGTGCTTAGCGAGCAGCCTGACTGAACTTCTCCCCCCCCCAATCGCGTGTGCCCCCCCCACAAATCGGTGGCGGGGGCATGGTGGGGCGTTGAGCTCAGTTCAGCTGGTCCCAGCGCTAATAACTAATGTGCTTATGGCGTGTGCCATGTAGTGGTTGGTTGCTGCTCCGCCAGTCTATCCCATggtattctattctattctagTCCGTTCTGTCCTGCTCGGCTGGCTTCTTTGCAGTCGTCCATTTATGTTCTCGTCCAACTTCCACAGTCTGATTACTACAGTTCGACTTGTCTTTGGGTGCTGCACGGCAAGAAAAACTTTGTGACTTACGCACAGTAATCGAAATAGCAAAAATCATAATCTATAATCCATGAATGCCCCTATTTATCAGCAAATCACTACTTTCTAATCCTTGTAGCGCAATTCTACCGTTTTCCAACAAGTATGAGTTGTGAAAAgtaggaaaatattttccagtgCACTCCTACCCCTCTCCGCACCCTCTTCACAATGGGGCAACCCCTGAAGTTGTTGCATTATTAAAAGGCTTCGATTGAAAAGTACTTTTCTGTCTTCCCACTCCAATTGTGGTCCCAACTCAATTCTTTATTATTTCCCTTATTGCTTTGGCTTTATCTATTGCTGCGTTTGTCAACTGCATCTCTCGACAATCCATTCTTGGCTAATTAATTGGAAATATAAGAATTGCCTTGCAGCAATAGAAATACTCGTCAAGgtttgaaaatcaataaaactcGCTTGAACACAAAACGTGTTTAAGGcaattttttcttcttttttctttttgcggcgatttgcataaaaatatttgtgcttCTTTTCTACAGCATTTTTCGTCTGTCATTTGAGACAAAAGCCATCGAAAATCACCGAGTGGAACATGTTTTGCGAATGCGATTGAGTTGGGAGAAGGTTTTTACCAGAGAATGGCACTTGTGAGTTCAAAAATAAGCATTTCTCTGGGCAAACAACGAACCAACCAGCATAGTTAACCCATATAAACAGATGATAAGTTCTAGGAATTCACCTATATGCGGGCAACATAACCGAGATGTTTGTGGCACTTATTTGTACCAGGAAACAGATTCATGTGGGAAATCAGCAACATCAAAGCGACCTACATCCGACAACCAATTACAGTACAATTGCAACTTcacaataatatattttttgtatttatttcgtttgctCATGCTGGGGCTGATTGCATTGAAAATATGGCAAGCaacatacatttttcattttgcaagAGCGATTTGGAACGCAAAGCTACCAATGACAATATAAAATGCGagatatatgtacgtacattGATGTACACAAGTAGAGAATATAGGCCAATGCACATGAACAGCAAATAttagatttaaatatttgattttttcgcTATTTGGCATCttgaattatgcaaaaatatagCGCTACTTACTTGTCACGTTCTTTATTTAACGATGACAAATTGCAAACCTCCATAAATAAGCTGCAAACgaaatgtaatgaaattaCAATCATTTTCGAATGcgtaaaactatttttaaatggtgAAGCACTTCGAAATTTATATTGGTCTGTATATTTGCGTACTCGTTAACTATAGCTAAATTTAATGAAGAAACCTAAATAGCTGTAGGAAAAAACTATACAAGTTTAGGACTGAAAATGTTACCACCTAAGATGCCacataaaaaaacataaattacgACCATATTTTTAACGTTTTACTGCAGAACACGTAATTACTGGAATATACTGTTCCTTATTTGCTTTcataaatatgatttttttatgAGTTTTATTATTACGAATGTAATTTAGTTCTGAATATACATTCATATTCTTTTACGTAATAATAGGGAAGACCCAAATCAATTTGTGCAAGAAATTATTTCCTTGGTTTACTGTGtgttaaaactaaaaacaaacaaaatgaacatGAGGCTGATGAGTGAAATTGTCATGCCTGTTAACCAGATTTGAAAGGGTCCGAAATCTGCGGATAGAGAAGTACAGGGAGACTGACTCTTCTATGGAACACCAAATGGCAAgagaataaacaaaacaaactattTAGGTGTGTCACAGAAATATCTTCCAATCGCAAGTCAAATATTGGTGTCATAGAAATTTTAAAGTGATTTAAAAACCAATAGATTGCCGATAGCTATTTGTACATATTGTATGTATTGTGTTTAAACTATTGAACAAGACTATTTGGTATTTGTTTGCTGACCAATTTTTAAAGCAGCACATTTACGTGAGAATTCAGTTCAATGTCAACGAACGCGTGCAAATAGCCGCGAAATATCTTTGAAATTGCTTCACTCGAAATAAACGCtagaaacacaaaaatacCTCGgccaaaaaaggcaaataaaagcgAATTTTTTGCGCCAAACTGGAAATCTAAACAGAGACAAAGGAGATTCGTCACAATCGCCAAAGAACGAAAAGCAAAAGTCGCGTCTTTACGACCTGCAGAATTGCTGGGAAGATTTGCAGAcagaagacgaagaagaaacGAGATTGTTAAAAAGCTGCAAGTGTCAATGGGTTAATCAGGGGGGAACGGGCATAGAGAAGAGTGCCTGGAAAGAGAAGGGAGTGACAAAGAGACGGGATAAGGGGGAGGCAAGTAGGTGGTAATAAGCTGCACCCAGCCAAGAAGCaaaacgacaacgacaaaAACAGTTAGCTCCCATTGAACTcgcatttgtatttttctctCTCATTAGCCTCTCTTTGCCATTTCCTCTGCTTCTCCGTTTTCTACGTAGTACCTCATCGATTGATGCTAAAAActatgaataaaatatagGTTAGGCCTTTTCCTTATTTGTAAAAAGCCAACGAACGTTGAACTCGTCTCGTAGCGTGGGAGTTTTGCTTTCGGAGTAACGaaactattttgttttgattttatctcggcaaattataatgaaatttatgcaccGGTGTAACCGCGTGGAGATAAAAGAAAAAgggaagaaaagaaaaggaaaaagcagcaaatgtgaaaagcaaaacaagcgACCAAAGCGGATGGGCCAATGATAAAAACAACATCTATGCGACTCTGTACTTTAAGTAAAAGCCGGCATGCGTGCGAGCAagcgagagagggagagacGACGGGGCGGccgagcgagagagagctaGGAATATTTCTGTGTGCCCCGGTGGTTGTAACAAaaagaaaggagaaaaaaactGTAAAAGTGAAGCGCCGAAGCCAAAAGAACGAATTTGGGGGTGTAGTTAAAAACCGCACTATAATGCTATAAAAAATCGGCATGTATTGGCAAATCTTTTTTTCGTAGAAATGTATTCGGGAAAACACAAGAccgcacacacgcatacacacacactgctTTTAGCCTGGTTTATTTGCCTCGCAAATTCGCTTTTCATTCGCGTCCCCCaggcaaaagacaaaaaaaatatgtagaaGAAAAACTCACCTATCGGGatgcctttgtttttcttcagCTGCAAATACGCTGATGACGCCAAACTTAATCACTTAACCGTCCAATTGTTATTCAACACGCTTTTGTTCGCCACTAAACGCTGGCTggtaaaatattattcaaaatatGTATAGCACAAACACAGGAGAGCTGAGTTAAAATGCACAAAACTTAGAGAGGAATTGGAAAATGGCGTATCACCCTGTCATCGATACCTAACTATCGATATGTGCTGGCCGAGGACGAAGGTTTCACACTGACTACTGCTTTACAGTAGTTGCTTagtattttaaacattttacttttgTATAAAAACCACATATTCTCGCGCACTTCATCAACAAACatctttgatttttatatatattcaatattacttatttaattataGTATGTTCGAGGCGCCTAATAACAGGTATATTGAAGACTATCTCTATTGCGAATACCGCATGATTCGATAACAGGGTTGTCACCATAGACTTTAGTTGTTATCGGATTGGTGTTCTGCAAAAACTTGCAACTGGTCACACCTATGTggcattgttttgttttgtttacaatttgaaattgctcacaaaaagaatttttatGGAGGACTCAGAAGCCGCATTTAAACGACACGATGGTGTTGGACCCCAGGTCAAACTGGCCTACGAGGAAGCCATAAACAAAATCTTCGCCGACTTGAGGTAAGCGGCAGACATAGTTGCACAGATAACTAATATTAAGAATGCTTTATATTTAGCTGCTCAGATCTGCAAGCGTGGGATGCCATTTACCAAGAGCACGAAAACTCAACTTTGGATACCGAAAGTATCGTTGAGCGCACTCGCAGCCTTATGACCAAGGTTGTGCTCGAAATGAACCGATGCTTCTTCGCCAGCAACGATGTGCCAAATAAGCTGCAAACCTTGGAAATGCTCAAGGAACATTTTGCTGCCTACGAGGGCAACGAATGGTACATGCGCAGCTtacattcattcattttcacttttcacaaACCTTATTGCATTCCATAGGAACTTGTACACTGCGGCCCCCGATGAACTCACTCGTCCGTTGCGCATGCGATATTTGGACTTCAGCCTGGAATTCATGGAGCAGCAACTGGCCTCTCAGGCAAAAGAGCTTGAGGTGCGATTTTAATATCACTAAATCCGTAAAGCCCAAAGGGGGTGGCACTTTGCAAAAGTGCTGCAATATTTTGACTGTCCCAAAGATTTCTAAATTTAAAGAACCTTCAGTTCTTTAGTTCAATAGtttatattttgtagtttattttgatttacttATCTAGGTATTTCCATGCTATTACTTTTTGTACACCTATTTGCAGGTTACTCACTTAATTGATATCCAATTAGTATAACTAATCTTATAATATATTCCAATTTTAGATTGCTATGGCCAAGAGCACTGCCCATCGTGAGCGCCTCCAAAATGTTCATGACGAGCGACTGAAACTGAGTGCCCAAATGGAGCAGCAATTGTCTCAGTACGAGAAAGTTAAACCAGATCTAATTAAACTAGACCAGACAATGAATAATTTTTGActattaaatgcaataaacaaataaaatactacGCTATGAGtttatcattttaatattaatttaataatgatgGTTTAATGTGAATATACAAACCTAAAAATCTGTGTCATGAAATTCGTATTTTTGAAATGAGCTGGTAATATTaagaacaaaaatttaaattttaaagttgtTAGGTTATTTCATAAAATGCACATTTTTTCTCTATTAAGTTTGGCTATTacaaggaaaaataaaaggttTATAGTcaatacatatgcatattttttgaGTGATTTCTTAGAATTGAGTGCTAGCAGGCTCCAATACATAAATAAGAAGTGCaatggtattggtattggtgtcCGCAATGGTATTGGTGTCAACGAATAAACCAAATTCTTTGTAAGCCTTCCTTAAAAAGTAATGATTAGATTAAGCTGTTTTGCGATACATGggttttcatttcctttgcACTTATTCTAGAGATTTGTAGTAACATTTTAATGACAAGGAAAATCTTATTCCTTAAAGTGAGGTTATGTTAGCTTGAGCGCTTTCACACAAACGCAGTAACCCAATTATTTGCTACTTTGGTTTGAGTGCGGCCCATTCCCGCATAGTTTCAAAAGTCATCTTGCAACACTGTCACCAAGATTTCGACTTCAATGGAATTCGACAGCCCGTTCTTTCGCTTTTGACCGTCGACGAAGAAGGAGCCTGGTTCTCCTGGTAAGTGGCTTCAAGTGTCCTGGACTTCTGAGCAGATTTTCCCAAGTGCATAGTATGAGCAAtgtgtaatttttgtttgggAAAAGTACACGTTACTGGTACTAGGTACTTCGAGAAACGTAACTACGAATGATATCAAAACTAGCACTGCAGTTTCAAGCATTTCCCCACTCCTTGCTTTAGTACTTATTTTAACGTCGTATTAAAGCCAGAGTTTGGAAAGTTTTGATTCTGCATTAGAAATCGCCATCCAACATTGTTTTTTCTAGAAATATTTAAGTCTGTTATGCTTAGATTTCTGAGTTTGACAAAATCTGCACAGCCGGCttaatgtatttttagaaACTAAACACCGTtgatgtaaaaaaaaaacgaaatgtgaatataatttatattttatcaaaTGTACCATAACCTCAAAATATTAAAGCGATCAGCTAAAAAgctgttttctctttttcattctgctataatttatttataaaggaGCTTTAGGATTTATTTTTTCGGACAATTCAATCTATGCGTTTCTTTCGCTGAGGTAGTATTGTTTGAAAGACTAAGTTACGAGCATTCatcacatttttaaaattgtgtgTTCATACGTGTGCCAAAAATATGTGTATCTTGTGAATTCCTTCGATTCCCCGCGTGAACGCCATTTTGAATATTCTCTCTCCGGAAAGTTGTAGAGTAGAGCAGCAGCTGAACTTCGAATGTGTTGAGAATTTGAAGCTCATCTGCTCTCTTCCCTATTACCCCTATTGGCATCCTGCTCTAAACTTCTGCATTCCATTTTGTCCCGTTTTGTGATTTCTATTTTTCGGGATCTTCTTTGCGTTCTTTGCCCCAGGCATTCAAATTCCAAAAGTCGTCGCGAGTGGTTGTCTTAAAATATTGGCCAAAATCTATGTAGCCAACAATTTTCGGCTGTGGATTGGGCTAGTACTGTGACTTTAACATTGAGTATTGCACATTCCCCAGCCTGAAAGAGTTGGCCACTGTCAAATAATACCAATTTCCGAATTTATATTATCATAAATAGTGTGAAGTACTTTTGAAGCGCATCGGGTTGTCCCAGGAGCAATTCTGTATTATTAAAGCTAGTATTGCACTTGAGACGGCCGGATTACTTTAAAACGAATCATTTTAACAACGCatttaaaaacagaaaaaagaaaacatcaaTTTCTAGATAGTTTTGCGGACGGTATCTGCGTCAATATTTCCTCGTTAGAATATATTGCACATTCACCGGCCTGAAAATATCAAGGACTTGCATCGAAAAGTGCTTGCAAATACACAAACATTTGCAGGACGGGTCGTGTGCCAGTGTATTGATTTCCTAGCTATATTGCACACTTCCCGCCCTTTAAATGTCTAGTGTTTCGTCTTGGATATCTGtgaaatcataaaattatataattcaaTTTGGGCTTTTCTTAGAAATGCACATTCCGTtaggtgcgagcgagatgaCAGCTGTCACGGTTCTTCCGCATTCCTCTTTCGGCTTGGTCACCGAGTTGCCAGATCGGTGAACTGCGCGCCAAGAGAAACGGAaaacttaataattttttttgcaagtggcaagtgtttaattattacaatttgtgcttaatttaatttttcccgAGACTAGAGATAAATATTCGCCTACAAGTGGTGCAACTAAGTAATAATGAGGCATTTTGAGGTGAGtttagcaaattaaattagtgcGCTCGGTTGGTTGCCTTTATTTTGCACGTCATTTACCGTTTTTCAGGAGGGCCCATGGCCAGTATAcatgtagaaaaaaaaaatgtttcttatCCGTTTAATGATGGGATGGCCATTGGTTTGGAAAACTAACAAGTGGGAGCATCATGAATAATGCCCAAGCACGCGCGAAATCAAGAGGTGTGAAATTGGGTTCACGGGCTGCAATTTGGGCGCTGGAAAATGCAGTAGATGACCAGCAGTAGAACGGTTTTGATTTTGGCGGAAGTGTAAGTACCGTTAGTACATAGGTCTATATATATAGCGATAATATCCATAACATCTGTTGCATTTAGCTGGGTTTAAACTATTACTTCCCAGTTCTCATCTGTGCCTGTTGAGAACCGGCAGTTCGTGCTGACAGCGATCGCAATTacataaatgtttgttttgacAACAATAGCGAGTGCAACAAAAACctcagcaatagcaacaaaaaagcCGGAGACGAGATTGCATAATTGCTTGTAAGATTTTGCTCCCACAATTTCTCAGTTTTTGTCATgggacaacaaaaaataatacaaacttACCGGCTGATTGTTATCTCCGCCAGAGAGCGGAAAAAGAGAGCAAGTGAGAGCGATCCTTTTACCGTATTTTACAGCTTCTCGGTTTTGAGCTTTTTCGCCTGCAAAAGTCGCTCTCTTTTTCGCCGTGCGCCAGAGATGCTCCCAGCGAGAGAACGACTTACAGTGGGcactttgtttacttttgcgCTGCTTATCTAAATGTATTCAAATATAACCATAAATTGTAATGTAGCACTTTCGTAATTGCCGCCTTTATTTATGCACTGTGAACAGCCAGGGGCTAGCTGGCGCCTTAGCATCTCTTCCACCGTCCACGCTCTGATGCCTAAGAGGGTTGGTTTCCTAGCTAGTTTATAGctaacttttttaaaaactcGGTTAAGTAGTTAATCACTCATCTTAATTaacatattcaaatatttttagagGATTTTCTTACAAGTTAAATGTAGATTGTAGATTcaagttaaaatttttaagaagtatatacatatacacttCTTCCTTATGTGTAATTGCATTATCACAATTTGGTTAATATATGGTGCTTCCCCAAGTCTTGCCATATAAGTCTGGCTTCTCCTCTGAAACTGAGTCAGCATCTCTGTAGGCTGGCTCTCTGTATTCGCCATTCCATTCCCAATTCCGAGCTAATGAAGTTGCAGCCGAGCTGAGCCTCAGTTGCCTGGCGACTAGCGAACAGCTTGGACGTGTGGTGTGCTCTTCGGTGTGGTTTCGAGTCTCGAGTTCCGAGTTTCCCCATATTGCAGCCGTCAAGTAAGAGACCGACCCGCTCCGAGTTTTGTGTGAATTTGTGTGATATGTGTGTGGCTCGCGgctcgtttcgttttttatttgccgttGTCAttggtttttgatttgttgAGCGGTCGCCGCAAGCCACTTGACGGGCATTCTCTTCTGGCTTTGTTTCATAATAActcgctgtgtgtgtttgcggtacatatatgtatatatatatatttatatatgtacctaTATGAATTGTGTCTGTGAAAACGTCAAAAAGGCCAGGCCAAgaatacaaataacaaataaaatgctgGCCTGCTTGTGGCGCATGTGCCGTTGCCTCAGTTCGTTCGAAATGCTTGTAATAATATGCCGTTTGTCTTTCCGTTTCTACTTCCCCCCTCGACCAATTAGATCCGGAAATTTTGGAAAATGCTGCTCTCAATGCAAATGTGGCGCTCTCTGTGGCTGGCGGCCCTTTTCTGCGGATTAGCCCAGGCCAAAGGTAAGCAAActgtttcatttttatatgcaaaaatttaaatacaaataccagAGTTGAGATCGGGGAGTGCAAGGCGAAAAAGCTTGAGAAGCTCCCATAACGCTGCATGATGTCATTCGCGCAATGAAACacgaaaagtatttatttttttcccattttgctGAAAACCCGACAAAGTGACCTCGTTTTTGGTCGTGAagtgcacatacacacacaattTGTGGCCATTTGGAGTGATGGCCGAATAAAACGATCTCTGATTTTGTCGGGGGCGTGCTGAAGCTTATTTcttgtcaaaaaaaaaacaaaaacgaaagactgAGGCAACGAACTTGCCGACGTAATTATCTTTGGGCAGCGCGGCCCTGTCATGATTCACTCACTCGTTTTTACGCTTCCTGCCATATATTAATGCTAAATGGTATAAGGCATATATATTCCTCGATATATTCCTCGAAAGCCCTAGCACATTAGTCATTAACTTGCCTGCCCCTGCAAGTTGCCTTACACAGCCAAGACAACAAACGACTAAACAAACTATCAAGCAAGCGCggcgaaaaaacaaaagaccaaACAAGACACCTACACAAACACAAGTGCTGGGAAGGCAACATGACACgccaaaataacaaaaaaaaaaaaatataagataatacaaagaaataaaaaacaaagcacGGCCCAGCCAACAAGATAATATCGACGAGAGAAATACTtaaacaaagcgaaaaaaagGGGCAGCACTCATAAAGCCCACACTCAACTGGTCAAGAATCG
This sequence is a window from Drosophila teissieri strain GT53w chromosome 2R, Prin_Dtei_1.1, whole genome shotgun sequence. Protein-coding genes within it:
- the LOC122614569 gene encoding uncharacterized protein LOC122614569, yielding MEDSEAAFKRHDGVGPQVKLAYEEAINKIFADLSCSDLQAWDAIYQEHENSTLDTESIVERTRSLMTKVVLEMNRCFFASNDVPNKLQTLEMLKEHFAAYEGNEWNLYTAAPDELTRPLRMRYLDFSLEFMEQQLASQAKELEIAMAKSTAHRERLQNVHDERLKLSAQMEQQLSQYEKVKPDLIKLDQTMNNF